Within the Sebastes umbrosus isolate fSebUmb1 chromosome 5, fSebUmb1.pri, whole genome shotgun sequence genome, the region TTGCTCAAGTAGACAAGAGTCATAAAGtcaagtttagtttattgaATATAGCCCGGTTGTATTTAATTTCTTAtgaatttgactttttatttgtaagaGGAAGATTGTGTCTTAATGTTTCTCCATTGAAACTGGAGCCAAGCTGTGGCTTGCAAAGAGCAAAGAGTCAAGctcaaggacatttttttttatctattactGTCAATAAGCTATTCACAACAGAAGATGTCTTTCATGTTACTCCAGGATGCAGTAGAGTTTGTTCATATACAACGCTGCTATTTATGGTGAATTGGATCATAGACAATAATGGTGCCGCCtatactgcttatttttgtGTAATAGGTCCTTGCTGATGTCGGCTATGTGGGAACTGGAGGAGTAATGACCTATAAACTAGTTTGCATTTTTAAGACTTACTGTAAAATGCTTTGATAGCTTTACAATACGTGTTAAGCCATACCAGGCAAGGAGATCTCACTTTTATAGGAGTTGTACAAGAAAATACTAAAGACAGAGTCATTCcactttgtgtaaaaaaaaaaaagaccctcTCTTTACTGTCCAATAAATAAGACACTTTAGGTCATGTAAAGACATGAACTTGAACATGAAACCAGAGTTGAATTAGCCTACTGTTAACCCCTGTCTCATATCCATTAACACTGGTTGAAGTGCAGGTGTGCATTGCTacagatatggaacataccagAATGAATGTTTTTTCGATGAAAGAGCCTTTCAGCATTACAGGAATTCAAATAACACCTGAGGGCTTTTTGATTAGAGTGTATACTTTCCTTGGCACAGTAATAAAGCCCTTTATTATCCAATCACTTTTTAaggaatagattttttttacgaatagtattttattttaactcaaCATAGCTCCAAATGTGGAGCAGACTTAGAAAGTGACGACAACTTTAGATATTACAGTAAGAGTAGAATTGAATGGGGAAAAATAGACTAGTGATAAAGATGCTTACTGCTACTGAAGAGGAAAAGTCACCATCATTAGTATTATTTGGAATAAAAAATAGTCCAGTTGCCCAACACCTAAACTCTGAGTGGAGATTTAATATTCGCAACATCTGTTGGTTCTTTTTCATTTGTGTCTTCTTGATGCAGGTCCCTCAAAGGCACAAGCTGTGGTTTATCTGTTGCCTCGTCTCCCTGCAAAAAAGACCAAGATTCTGGttttaaaacaacaagaaaCAAAAACTGATTGACACCAAGGtactctgacacacacagactgggtGCAAAATTATATTGATTTCAAAAGGACTGTTGTAGATGTGGGGTAAAGCCTTAGGTGTTATGATGCTACCTACACATCTTATCTACAATATCTGCCATAAGTTACATTTATACGAGGGCTGTCCCGATATCAGATTTTAATTACAcgattattgtggccaaaagaattcacgataacgatattatcacaatatctATAGACaatctgaaataaataatgctatcagtcaaatctttaactttgtttattgtgcgtttttgtctctttgtggcaaATCAATAACACTCAAAATACTGTACAAGTGTAGGGAGACGAAGCAAGAGTGgacagaaatagaaatgatTTAGGAGGctctggattatttacacaatattatcatatgtctattattaacatgatgtaAATATTGAATTTTTAAAATATCCGGTCAATACCGGTATACTGTGACACCCATAATTCATACCATAAGTATGCTTGCAACTGTGAACTGCATAAGTGTATAAGTTCTTTTGTTAAGTCttaatttattagtttatttcttTACCTGGTTATTGCTATTCAGACTCCTAGGCGGCTGCAgcgtatcccagcatgcattgtgcAGAAGACAGGGAAACATTCTGGACTTTGTTCCGctctgaaaacaaacacagtcaGTCACCACATCAACATTTATACATGCAGCGTCAGTCCAAACTTATCTATCAACAATAATAAAGTTGTCTTAGCAGGGATTCATTTTGTTGTGCAAGTAACGAGGAACTGTTTTGCTTATTTTCAGCTGCAtactacatgtttacatgctttaatgttcaaacaaacgctttatttttctcataccggctgtgctgcagcacctcttttcaccctctgtctgaaacgctctgtttgcgCTCATGACCCCCCTCAAATAGCCCAGCCtgtctgattggtcagctggcccactctgttgtgattggtcaaccgtaccaaactcttcggactacactccagctccactctaagtggctttgtttgagggtgtgccaaactagctgctaggcaggttttatgcaaatgtttacttggtgacatcaccacgttatggaagaaaaggtgggacttcaatcaaggcgtttcaggcagttcaggagcagtgtttctgtgggggagagtaactctctttggcctggactttgggctttgcaactctgcagaccttttacatgcacaaaaaaaactatataacacactaaaggaaagggaaaagtacaaaagcatGATGAGCAAGAtgcgtcgcgctggacgggctcatttgcataaaggactgctcccgccttttcattttcaaagagcaatggccaatgaggaaatgccaacactcggccgaccaatcgtgtaacttcatcactcactcactcagtcactcactcagtgacagacttttgtattTGTATGGCTGGCCATGCGGTCCAGCCATAAAAGATAATCTCATATTCATTCAGATGTCTGGTTTATCCTGTTCCACTATATCCTTACGTTTTTACATTCTGTAGGTACATCTACATAGGTAAAACAACAGGCACCAAAGTCACAATTTTGTGATATAGTACTTACTCTGCGCTCTGATAGGACCTTTACTTTCTTTTTGTTCAGATCCCACCATAACAAACCGTCTTTAATTTGATTCCTCTTTGTTGGTCCTGTGTGTAGAGAGAAacaacaatgtaatgtaatggaATTAATCACCACAAATAACAACAGGCCAAAAATGACAGAGTTGATGACAATGGATGTAGGTTGGCATATCTGAAATACCAGCAACTCAGTGTAGTTTATTAAAACAGAAGTTCTGTATAATGTGTCATTGTGCGTCTTTTTATCTTCTTACCTGTTGCATAGCTCACTATCAGCCCAAATAGCACGACCGAACTAGTCGCCATGGCACCAAAGTAGAGGTAGGACATGGAGTAGAAGTTAATCAGGTCCCTAGTTTTAGAAAAGAAaggttttattgttgtaacatGCATCTAGTTCTATGACAGGACTTAGTCTCTTTAtttactacactatactacaccaTATCAAACACCACATTCATAAAGGAATTAATTCATTGTATTCATTTTAGTACAAAGAAATTGCGATTATAGATGCTGATCTCCAGCTTTAACCAAACCACATGtgtcaaaaaaaacagttgtttaTCAGTGCAGGCCTTGTTGAACTCACTGACCCCTGGTCATCGGGGTGAAGCGGGGTGGAGATGGGGCTGCGGTTCAGGGTGATGTTGCTCGGTACACACTCGCTTGTGTAGAAGGGCAGGACACCCATGGTCTCCTCACTGGGTGGGTACAGAGTTGAACCAACAGCCagccacacagagacacagaagccCACTAAGAATCCTGAGAATGCTCCCTGAAAGACCAAGTACAACTTTTAACAGAAGACGCGGGGCAGTTTGAGGCAAATAGGACACATCAGTTTCTCTTTGTCGTTGCTAGTCCTTTTAGGTCGGGTCTGTAAGCAAATGTTTACATAAAATATTTTAAGAGTTTTGTTGCAAAATGAGACcttttcaaatggaaaaaaacgcCTGTCCTTATATAATGATTGTCTTtctctaaaaacaaacaaaaaaattgtttaTGCTTACTCTCACAAAACTATAATACAAACATAATGCACCCAATATAAAATCACATAAATCAGTAACACCTACAACGTCAGTGAAAGCAGTCATACAATTACTTCCTGCTGTTGATAACAGAGACTGCTGAGGAAAGACTGATTTACAGAAAAGCTGCCTTGTAACGGGACAATGTAAAGATTGCCCCAACACAGGCAGTAAGACCTCCCAAAGGTGTCTCAAAGACGTGTTGAGTTAATGTTTAGAAATGCTTTTGTTTGGCTCTAGACAGTGATGTTAACAGTAAATACAGATTCAACAAGAGATATTATGGAGCATGAAAAGTGCAAAGCTTCCTTGATAGAAGCACTGTTTGGCCTTCTTATGCAATGTCCACATGACAAAAACTTGACAGAAGTGTCCATAATAAAAGTGAAGTGGTGCAGTAATAACACAAAGTGGACGGACTAGGAATGTCAAcattaatgcgataataatgtgttaacacaaaatcatttaaacgccactaatttctttaacgcattaccgtaattgatctttcggaagttgtagcgagcacagttttaaagctagagtgaagatactggtatcatacggGAAAACTACTAgatactagaaaacctaaggaatccaatgATGGTCATGTTAACGCTACgaagttgcgctaaattttggcgaggaaaaactgtcatggccattttctaaggggtcccttgacctctgacctcaagatatgtgaatgaaaatgggttctgctTTTACCCCACATAAGGATTTAAGGTATGTCCATATTTCTAATAGGTTTTCCTGAATAAGATAATCAACAAACAAACTACAGTGCACAACACAGGAAAAAACAAGCCACTCACCAGCCTGTTTGTTGCTGGGACAAACATCCCCAAAATGAATACGCCCAGTAGTGGACCACTGACCACACCCATGACTGTGAACGATCCCTGAATAGAGAAGACAAAGGCAGTTCTGGGAAATCAACCAAACAACACACCACTGAGACTTtattacaaaatacaaaataaatattgtacTCTCATTCAGTTCAGAACCATTGCTCATTTCCTATCATAGTCATATATGGATTAAATATCATGTGATATAGTAATGTTTAGGTATTATACCTGAAGAACTCCCCAGTCCgcgagggaggagagagcagctatGGTGATACAACCAATTCCGTACAGGAACgcttagagaaaaaaaagagaataaaattTCCAAAAGTTCCAAAATACAATAACAGGAAGTGGTGTCATCCAATACTGGGTCGATGTGAAATGTAAATTGTGGTGAATGatgataaaatatgatttgcACTCCAAAAAGTTGGTGAGTTTTCTGCCTTTATCATGattgttttaaaagaaaagtggttttgaaaggaacagtgtgtaacatttcttgggatgtattagcagaaatggaatatagcattcataactatgttttcattattgtataatcacatggaactaagaatcattgtggtTTCGTTAGcctagaatgagcccttcatatggagcgggtcctcttgtttctacagttgcccagaacggacaaaccaaacactggctataGAGAGTTCtgcgacatgcttgtgaaactgcaggatgtgagccacagagtgcaaaaccatggtaccgccaACCACCCTCTGACTTTcattgctcttaaagtagtgttattatggtaaggatggcctctgagcgagacgAACGGCcatcttggaaagggaggagttagCGGAGGGGTtctcagttggttacaatctgcaaccacaccacgaTATGccacaaaatcctacacactgtacctttaagaataAACAACAACTCAATGAAGTGGTTCAGTTTTTTTGGTGAGAATCAACCTACACAGTCCTTTGGAAATGAGTATCAATTTCTTCTGGGTCATGTGGAGCAGATGAGGTCGCAGCAGATCCTCCATCGTTACTGCAGCCATTGCGTTGATACTTGTGGAGGCCGTGCTGTGAAAAAGACATGTGGTCACCAGTTAGCCCacatcatatatatattagggctgtcaaagttaacgcaatagaaatgcgttaacgcaaattttaaaataatttctttaacgcattaacacaatcgatctttcggaggttggagctggtatcatatgatacTAAAAAACTTAAGGATTCCATTGATACTTCCAACTATGTCATATTAACAAAcgaggcaaaataacgctctaacctcaagatatatgaatgaaaatgggttctatgggtacccacgagtctcccctttacagacatgcccactttattacaattattattttgttttttaatttttaattatattattacaatatttgtcattgttttgtgttgttaattgatttccaataataaatatatacatacatttgcataaagaaagagtatttgcacactcccatgttgataaaagtattagaaacttaaaaaaaaaaaaatgttcaaacattttgaacagataaaaaacgtgagattaattttgattatttatggacaatcatgcgattaaatattttaattgattgacagccctaatatatatattcatatatatatatatatatatatatatatatatatatatatatatatatatatatatatataaaattccACTATACCTtggtaaatgtacttaattatgATACTGTACCAAATACAGTGTAGGACCAATAAGACTACTACAGCATTTTTAGTACTACCACTAGAGGCAGCCAAACTTTACACATTGTGGCTTTATGGAATTAGTTCCATGTAGTGGTAGAAGAATTGCTCATATTGGTTACAGTAGTTATTGGTTAAAGTGGTTAAGTACAAAattaacaatgtaaaaaaagtaTTCTATCACAAGTAAAaggcattcattcaaaatcctacttaaAAAAGTATACTATTAGcagaaaaatgtactgaaattatcaaaagtaaaagtgcttgTTCAACAAGTATAGctatcaaataaatataatggagtgaaaagtacaataGTTCCCTctgaagtataaagttgcacaTAATACTCAAGTACCCTAGGGGGGGACCTGTCATAAGTTTAGTTTAGAGAAACCAAGATTGAATACCTCAGAGTCCCACTGTATGCACAGGCCAGGAAAAGACCTGGAAATCCAGGGTGATTTTTGAATATCTCCAACACGAAGTACGGCATGTACTTCatcagatgagagagagagggaaacagtgaaaaattaaaataaatttccAGTTGTTCTTcactgaataaaataaaattaattttgcaaatgaaatattttCTCACAGTCTTGAGtaaattttttaaatcctgtttACAATCTATAAAATATACTTCAGCTTGCAGCGCTGTTTGACCTTAAGTCACATCAAAGCACCAGTGTGGTAACCAGCTAAAGTAAACATCTGAGGTAAAAGTTGACACATTATGTAGCCCAATCAAAATTCATAACTAATAAAacgatggatgatggatggagtaTTTGGCAAAGACAATCTTAGAGGTACAGATGTTTCTCTTTCAACGGCTTAGAACCTGACACAGCCTCATGGATCATGGTCATGGATCAATATGAGTGTCTTGAGTACCAGGTCAGGGGTAGAAATCATCCCAGACTGCAGTGGATCACAGTTGACATAATAAGCGAACATGACGATGCCGCAAGTTGCTGCACTTCCAACAACGAGACACAGACCCACTTGGTTCACAAACAATGCCCTGCAATCAAAAGCAAACATCATTAATGACCCAGGTTTATCGTTGGACTTCTGCATTTCCACTATTTAATCACTTGTGTGGTAAAGATACAACCACTATATATGATGATGGTTCTGTTATTGCACGATCTACAATTTCAAGCACTTTGGTGAAACCTGAAGGGCTGTTGTAtctttttaatgtaatttatgaGAAATTAGATGCTTATTGATGCCTTGCTTGCAAATTAAAGGCTTGACTATCAACATAACATGACATCAAATGTAGGATGACTATTTGCAGAGCAGCAATATCTGATAATATAAAATGTCTATTGAGTATAACCCTTGCCTGAACTTCCTGACAAGGAACAAACCTATTAAATTTCACTTTGTGTCCTCTGAAGGCAATTTTCACCTGCAGCTAATTGGCTAGTCTTTTCACCTTCAGGAAATATGAAACTTTAATGTCAACCTAAAACAAATAACATGCTGATATGTAGGCGCCTGTATAAATAATTTCACTTTGCTCTGCAACATTGGCTGTTAAAGTCCAACCTTCTATCCAAACACAATGCTGAGGAGAATAAAATGTTTCTTATTGTTGTTGTAAGGAATATTAGTGCGTCTACATCGGTGTCAACATCTAATGTCTGGTGTTTAGTCCAATAGGCTGCTATCTGCCAGACCAGAAGCAGAAACTAAAACAATTTTTACACAGTGTCCTGTTATCACTTTTAGCTGTAGGCCTATTGTGAATATGTTTGAAAAAGTCAACAATGtgatattaaattaatcgtccCCTGAAGCAGCTGTTTTAGACTAATCTTGTTAGCTTAGCGCCATGACCAATCAATGGGAGGAGAGCATACTGTTTGCAAAGACATAAtgtttaatgaaaacaaatactGTAACAGACATGTAGCTAATTCCTGTACGTGTTACTGCTCACAGGAGAATAGCCATTAATGTAGGCTACATTAATTGCATTA harbors:
- the slc5a5 gene encoding sodium/iodide cotransporter; its protein translation is MEEQSVSFVLADYLVFAAMLLVSMAIGLFQALKKRPGDATADDFFTGGRSMPAVPVGMSLCASFMSAVQVLGVPAEVSRYGFKFLYMCLGQSINSLLTAYLFLPVFYRLGITSTNQYLKMRFGRGMQLLGSIQFLVATLLYTGIVIYAPALILNQATGLNMWVSLFSTGIICTLYTTLGGMKAVIWTDVFQIIVMLAGFMAIFIHGTVLVGGPAVVLEIANNGSRINFDDFGVDPRQRYTFWSLSVGGSLVWLSMYGVNQAQVQRYVSCRTEKDAQLALFVNQVGLCLVVGSAATCGIVMFAYYVNCDPLQSGMISTPDLYMPYFVLEIFKNHPGFPGLFLACAYSGTLSTASTSINAMAAVTMEDLLRPHLLHMTQKKLILISKGLSFLYGIGCITIAALSSLADWGVLQGSFTVMGVVSGPLLGVFILGMFVPATNRLGAFSGFLVGFCVSVWLAVGSTLYPPSEETMGVLPFYTSECVPSNITLNRSPISTPLHPDDQGDLINFYSMSYLYFGAMATSSVVLFGLIVSYATGPTKRNQIKDGLLWWDLNKKKVKVLSERRSGTKSRMFPCLLHNACWDTLQPPRSLNSNNQGDEATDKPQLVPLRDLHQEDTNEKEPTDVANIKSPLRV